One genomic window of Mucilaginibacter sp. SJ includes the following:
- a CDS encoding DUF1735 domain-containing protein, translating into MKKKIYTKLTGIILLAGATLLSSCLKDSRFEDFGASKPIVEIPLSGLSNFSKDAITDAGDTIVKQFAVNLASPSTLSTDLNVTLAVDQSIINSYYAQSDKSVTYLQMPAGSYVFTDTKVTISKGTRTKVVSVTFYKNKLDPSKSYMLPIKIADGGGQTISGNFSIKYYHFIGNDFAGTYKHQFTRTPPAGNFTYADGETSIFLPDSPTQFEVAGGYYTGDIRYVVNFTKTGTGASATYSHFELSINPDDVTRIGDAGITVTAAPQIVGYVEKEYTFAEALSLFDTNGIVYSVLGGSGARTNLDQYKK; encoded by the coding sequence ATGAAAAAGAAAATATATACAAAGCTAACGGGAATAATCCTGTTAGCGGGCGCAACTTTACTAAGTTCATGCTTGAAAGATAGCAGGTTTGAGGATTTTGGTGCTTCAAAGCCTATTGTTGAAATTCCCCTTAGTGGATTATCAAATTTCAGTAAGGATGCAATTACTGATGCCGGTGATACGATTGTTAAGCAATTTGCGGTTAATCTTGCTTCACCTTCAACATTGTCAACTGATTTAAATGTGACCTTAGCTGTAGATCAGTCTATAATTAATTCATATTATGCCCAGTCGGATAAATCGGTTACTTATCTTCAGATGCCTGCTGGCTCTTATGTTTTTACTGATACGAAAGTTACTATATCAAAAGGCACCCGCACAAAGGTTGTATCGGTAACTTTTTATAAAAACAAACTTGATCCGTCAAAAAGTTATATGCTTCCGATAAAGATTGCAGATGGAGGTGGACAGACAATCAGTGGTAACTTCAGCATAAAATACTACCATTTTATTGGTAATGATTTCGCAGGGACCTATAAACATCAGTTTACGAGAACCCCTCCAGCTGGTAACTTTACCTATGCCGACGGAGAAACATCAATTTTTCTTCCGGATTCACCAACTCAGTTTGAGGTTGCAGGTGGATATTATACTGGCGATATCCGTTATGTGGTTAACTTCACTAAAACAGGTACAGGTGCAAGTGCTACTTATTCGCATTTCGAATTATCTATAAACCCAGATGATGTTACAAGGATTGGAGATGCAGGTATTACTGTTACTGCAGCTCCCCAAATTGTTGGGTATGTAGAAAAAGAGTATACGTTTGCAGAAGCACTAAGTTTATTTGATACAAATGGTATCGTTTATAGTGTTCTTGGAGGTTCGGGTGCAAGAACCAATCTTGACCAATACAAGAAATAA
- a CDS encoding DoxX family protein, with product MALLGNLGNYKNLGLLIIRIGLGIMFIYHGYPKLMGGTQNWKDIGESMKYVGIHFWPVVWGLLAAVTECFGGFLLIIGLAFRPVCILIFITLVVAALTHLRTGGGLGDAAHAIEDAVMFAGLIFIGPGKYSVDKK from the coding sequence ATGGCACTTTTAGGCAATTTAGGCAATTACAAAAACTTGGGGTTACTGATCATCCGCATCGGACTTGGTATTATGTTTATCTATCATGGCTACCCCAAACTGATGGGCGGTACTCAAAACTGGAAAGATATTGGCGAATCAATGAAATATGTAGGAATCCATTTCTGGCCGGTAGTTTGGGGATTACTTGCAGCAGTTACAGAATGCTTTGGCGGTTTCCTGCTCATTATAGGGCTCGCATTCAGACCGGTTTGTATCTTAATTTTTATAACCCTTGTAGTTGCAGCGTTAACGCATCTACGTACAGGCGGTGGCCTGGGCGATGCCGCTCATGCCATTGAAGATGCTGTTATGTTTGCCGGCTTAATATTTATAGGCCCGGGGAAATATAGTGTTGATAAAAAATAA
- a CDS encoding amidohydrolase gives MKACLILSLCIFSLQTLAQKNALRQQVNAKADALQEQVITWRRDFHEHPELGNHEVRTSAIIAKHLQSLGIEVTTGIATTGVVGILKGGHPGPVVALRADMDGLPVIERTPLPFASKVKTTYNGQEVGVMHACGHDSHMAILMGVAQVLSSMKADLHGTVKFIFQPAEEGVEPGQKGGAEEMVKEGVLENPKVDVVFGLHINSQTEVGKITYRPGGTMAGVNDMQIIVKGRSAHGAYPWSSVDPIVTSAQIINNLQTIVSRNINVTENPAVVTIGAIKGGNRSNIIPESVEMLGTLRSFTPADEKMLVTRVTEIATKTAEAQGATATVKIPYSNHYPVTYNDPGLTQKMLPSLQQTAGAANVLLRPPVTGAEDFSFYQEKVPGLFMFLGGMPKGGDPLKAPSHHTPDFYIDESGFSLGVKALCNMTIDYMNNKK, from the coding sequence ATGAAAGCATGCCTTATTTTATCCTTATGTATTTTTTCGTTGCAGACATTGGCGCAAAAAAACGCGCTGCGTCAGCAGGTAAATGCTAAGGCCGATGCTCTGCAGGAGCAGGTAATAACCTGGCGCCGCGATTTTCATGAACATCCGGAACTGGGCAATCATGAGGTGCGCACCTCGGCTATTATTGCTAAACATTTACAATCATTAGGTATTGAGGTAACAACCGGCATCGCTACTACGGGTGTAGTAGGGATCTTGAAAGGCGGGCATCCGGGTCCGGTTGTGGCTCTGAGGGCAGACATGGACGGTTTGCCGGTTATTGAGCGTACACCTCTGCCATTTGCGTCTAAAGTTAAAACTACTTATAACGGACAGGAGGTTGGCGTGATGCATGCCTGCGGACACGATTCGCACATGGCCATATTGATGGGTGTTGCGCAGGTGCTTTCGTCAATGAAAGCAGATTTGCACGGAACCGTAAAATTTATTTTTCAACCTGCCGAAGAGGGCGTTGAACCCGGGCAAAAAGGCGGGGCCGAGGAAATGGTAAAAGAAGGCGTACTGGAAAACCCCAAAGTGGATGTGGTTTTTGGGCTGCACATTAATTCGCAAACCGAGGTTGGCAAAATAACCTATCGTCCTGGTGGTACTATGGCCGGGGTTAATGATATGCAGATCATCGTAAAAGGACGGTCGGCCCACGGAGCTTATCCATGGTCGAGCGTTGATCCGATTGTAACATCAGCACAGATCATCAATAACCTGCAAACTATAGTAAGCCGCAATATCAATGTAACCGAAAACCCGGCGGTGGTAACTATAGGTGCTATAAAAGGCGGTAACCGCTCAAACATCATCCCCGAATCGGTTGAAATGCTGGGTACCCTCCGCTCCTTCACCCCTGCTGATGAAAAAATGCTGGTTACCAGGGTAACCGAAATTGCCACCAAAACAGCCGAAGCGCAGGGAGCAACAGCTACGGTGAAAATACCCTACAGCAACCACTATCCTGTAACTTATAACGACCCTGGGCTCACTCAAAAAATGCTGCCAAGCCTGCAGCAAACTGCCGGCGCTGCTAATGTACTATTACGCCCGCCGGTAACCGGTGCCGAAGATTTTAGCTTTTACCAGGAAAAGGTACCGGGCTTGTTCATGTTTTTGGGCGGTATGCCAAAGGGAGGCGATCCGTTGAAAGCACCATCACACCATACGCCCGATTTTTATATTGATGAAAGCGGCTTTAGTTTAGGTGTAAAAGCCTTGTGTAATATGACCATTGATTACATGAACAACAAGAAATAA
- a CDS encoding DUF4440 domain-containing protein, which yields MKKHLLPLLCLCMFMSSLPGIAASAKMMLPADTVAKLKPEVRQVVETVIKASGTFSIEAVSDLYAPNAVVADEQPPFSWNGQLAGVQWINSVQKAVKDFKIRDFKVDLQRIKTFQQTDEIVYLIAPVEYTGLVNGEHFEEQGAFSFVLRIVSGKWLIKSQAWVPRNGM from the coding sequence ATGAAAAAGCATTTACTACCCCTTTTATGCCTGTGCATGTTTATGAGCAGTTTGCCTGGTATTGCAGCTTCGGCAAAAATGATGCTGCCTGCCGATACGGTAGCTAAATTAAAGCCCGAGGTGCGCCAGGTTGTTGAAACAGTAATAAAAGCTTCCGGCACTTTCAGTATCGAAGCGGTATCTGATCTTTACGCTCCTAATGCCGTAGTGGCCGATGAACAGCCTCCCTTTTCGTGGAACGGGCAACTGGCCGGTGTGCAATGGATAAATTCGGTACAAAAAGCGGTTAAGGATTTTAAGATCAGAGATTTTAAGGTTGATTTGCAGCGCATTAAAACTTTTCAGCAAACCGACGAAATAGTTTACCTCATAGCTCCTGTTGAATATACCGGCCTTGTAAATGGCGAGCATTTTGAAGAACAGGGGGCTTTTTCATTCGTATTAAGGATAGTGAGCGGTAAATGGCTCATTAAAAGCCAGGCCTGGGTACCGCGCAACGGCATGTAA
- a CDS encoding DUF1835 domain-containing protein: MNAILHILNGDAALDGFDQTGLDGDVMVWREVFSEGPLQENILSGSFWSARRDWIGRTFDAPADEYQHKVIDELGKLNSRYTEINLWFEFDLHCQVNLLGVLEMLSLKTDMSAPAIYLICLADCVQFDNKKGLGELTGEQFEELYDARERLNEWELGLAADAWRLYVNNDLAGLEKWLNENTFWGGLPLLKPALKAHLKRMQTNADGLSYIEQKLLDIYNNGANTKTAIYHAFWKNESIFGMGDSEIDIYLDKLKEKGLIEISN, translated from the coding sequence ATGAACGCTATCCTGCATATATTAAATGGCGATGCCGCGTTAGATGGTTTTGATCAAACCGGGCTCGACGGCGATGTTATGGTTTGGCGCGAAGTGTTTTCTGAAGGCCCTTTACAGGAAAATATCCTTTCAGGAAGTTTCTGGAGCGCGCGCCGCGATTGGATTGGGAGAACATTCGATGCCCCGGCAGATGAATATCAGCATAAAGTAATAGATGAACTGGGCAAATTAAACAGCCGGTATACCGAGATTAACCTGTGGTTTGAATTTGATTTGCATTGCCAGGTAAACCTGCTGGGCGTATTGGAAATGCTTTCGCTGAAAACCGATATGTCGGCCCCGGCCATTTACCTCATTTGCCTGGCCGATTGTGTTCAGTTTGATAATAAGAAAGGCCTGGGCGAATTAACCGGCGAACAATTTGAAGAATTGTATGATGCCCGCGAGCGCCTGAATGAATGGGAACTCGGCCTGGCCGCCGATGCCTGGAGGCTATACGTTAATAATGACCTCGCCGGGTTAGAAAAATGGCTTAATGAAAATACCTTTTGGGGCGGCCTTCCGCTGCTTAAGCCTGCACTAAAGGCACACCTTAAACGGATGCAAACCAATGCGGATGGGTTGAGCTATATCGAACAAAAACTACTGGATATTTATAATAACGGCGCTAACACCAAAACGGCCATTTACCACGCGTTTTGGAAAAATGAAAGCATTTTTGGCATGGGCGATAGTGAGATCGATATCTACCTGGATAAACTGAAAGAAAAAGGGTTGATAGAAATTTCAAATTAA
- a CDS encoding glycoside hydrolase family 10 protein gives MHIYQRFILLIIILFTSLTVNAQPADLVPAPVDVKMQPKREFRGVWIATVVNIDWPTNSKSPSEKQKQELIDILNSHQETGINAVMLQVRPAADAFYAKSREPWSKYLTGKQGQAPSPNYDPLEFAITEAHKRGMELHAWFNPYRATFDGNFAALSPQHITKIKPEWFFTYGGIKTFNPGLPEVRDYIVQVILDVVDNYDIDGVHMDDYFYPYPIAGQKINDEETFKKYGEGYDNIKDWRRHNVDLLIHMIADSVHAHDPNMKFGVSPFGIWANKVQNEEGSETNGGSSYYENYADTRKWVKEGWIDYINPQLYWQIGNRAADFQKLLDWWSDNTYGRHLYVGQAAYRINERKVQAFRNPAQLPQQIELIRNNPRVQGSVYFSSNSLTSNPLGFTDSLRDNYYQYPALPPVMLWRDSIPPNAPQQVTAKAVGRSVAVRWLAPTLAKDEEPVYGYVIYRFNDGEKIDIDNPKNILKIKYDPTLGYDDNTVIKGKTYFYVVTALDRMKNESERSPTIAVTVP, from the coding sequence ATGCATATATACCAACGGTTCATACTCCTGATTATAATCCTGTTTACAAGTTTAACAGTTAATGCGCAGCCGGCCGATCTTGTACCGGCACCGGTTGATGTAAAAATGCAGCCTAAACGCGAATTCAGGGGGGTATGGATAGCCACCGTGGTTAACATCGACTGGCCAACCAACTCTAAATCCCCGTCAGAAAAGCAGAAACAAGAGCTTATCGATATACTAAACTCGCACCAGGAAACCGGGATCAATGCGGTTATGCTGCAGGTGCGGCCCGCTGCCGATGCATTTTATGCCAAAAGCCGTGAGCCCTGGTCGAAATATTTAACCGGTAAACAGGGCCAGGCCCCCAGCCCCAACTATGACCCGCTTGAGTTTGCCATCACCGAAGCACATAAACGCGGCATGGAGCTGCACGCCTGGTTTAACCCTTACCGTGCCACTTTTGATGGCAACTTTGCAGCGCTTAGTCCACAGCATATTACCAAAATAAAGCCTGAATGGTTCTTTACCTACGGCGGTATTAAAACTTTTAACCCCGGGCTGCCCGAAGTGCGCGATTATATTGTACAGGTAATACTGGATGTTGTAGATAATTACGACATAGACGGCGTACACATGGACGATTATTTTTATCCCTATCCAATTGCAGGTCAAAAAATAAACGACGAGGAAACATTTAAAAAATACGGCGAGGGCTATGATAATATTAAAGACTGGCGCCGCCACAACGTCGATTTGCTGATACATATGATTGCCGATAGTGTGCATGCGCATGATCCCAACATGAAATTTGGTGTAAGCCCTTTTGGCATCTGGGCTAATAAAGTACAAAATGAGGAAGGTTCCGAAACCAATGGCGGCTCATCATATTATGAAAATTATGCCGATACCCGCAAATGGGTAAAAGAAGGCTGGATAGATTATATTAACCCGCAGCTTTACTGGCAGATAGGCAATCGTGCCGCCGATTTTCAAAAGCTGCTCGACTGGTGGAGCGACAATACTTATGGCAGGCATTTATATGTAGGTCAGGCAGCTTATCGCATCAACGAGCGCAAAGTTCAAGCTTTCAGAAACCCGGCTCAGCTACCTCAGCAAATAGAACTTATTCGCAACAACCCAAGGGTGCAAGGCAGTGTTTACTTTAGTTCCAATTCGCTCACCAGCAACCCGCTTGGCTTTACCGACTCGCTCCGCGACAATTATTACCAATACCCTGCACTGCCGCCGGTAATGCTATGGCGCGATTCGATACCGCCTAACGCCCCTCAACAGGTTACGGCCAAAGCCGTAGGTAGAAGTGTAGCAGTAAGGTGGCTTGCTCCAACTTTAGCTAAAGACGAAGAGCCGGTTTACGGTTATGTGATCTACCGCTTTAACGACGGTGAAAAGATAGACATCGACAATCCTAAAAACATTCTCAAAATCAAATATGATCCCACGCTGGGATATGATGACAATACTGTTATTAAGGGTAAAACTTATTTTTATGTAGTTACAGCGTTAGATAGGATGAAGAATGAGAGTGAAAGGTCGCCAACGATAGCAGTTACGGTTCCGTAA
- a CDS encoding heavy-metal-associated domain-containing protein, with protein sequence MKTLKIFIIIFALSVTAAKAQFTKAELQVSGLTCALCAKSTEKALRTLPFIGEIKTDLIRNTYLITFKNDVPVNFEQISKKVQGSGFSVNSLKATYNFANTKVAENAFNYGGDTYRLLNAADKSFTGDVSFTVVDNGFAPKSVSKKYLGQVTDTAPASGRVYHLAI encoded by the coding sequence ATGAAAACTTTAAAAATATTCATCATCATATTCGCGCTTTCTGTAACAGCAGCTAAAGCTCAATTTACCAAAGCCGAACTCCAGGTTAGCGGCCTTACCTGCGCACTATGCGCCAAATCAACCGAAAAAGCATTACGCACCCTGCCCTTTATTGGCGAAATCAAAACTGATCTGATCCGTAACACTTACCTCATTACCTTTAAAAATGACGTTCCGGTAAATTTCGAGCAGATCAGCAAAAAGGTTCAGGGTTCTGGATTTTCGGTTAACAGTTTAAAAGCCACTTATAATTTTGCCAATACCAAAGTTGCTGAAAATGCATTTAACTACGGGGGCGATACTTACCGCCTGCTTAACGCTGCCGATAAATCATTCACCGGCGATGTGAGCTTTACCGTGGTTGACAATGGTTTCGCACCCAAATCGGTATCAAAGAAATACCTTGGCCAGGTTACCGACACAGCCCCTGCAAGTGGTCGCGTTTATCATTTAGCAATATAA
- a CDS encoding HYC_CC_PP family protein: protein MVKRSGAILLTMLYTVTVLGFALNFHVCGDYVASVKIDAPAVNCKMDQKGGKMKCCKDKQVEVKVKDAHQGESTSFLAKMFGFELPSWSFDSLFPALPSSSSDKFYDRGPPDPSVQGIATFIRNCIFRI, encoded by the coding sequence ATGGTAAAAAGATCAGGAGCGATATTACTCACTATGCTGTACACGGTTACAGTATTGGGCTTTGCTCTTAATTTCCATGTTTGCGGCGACTATGTAGCATCTGTAAAAATTGATGCCCCGGCTGTTAACTGCAAAATGGACCAAAAAGGCGGCAAAATGAAATGCTGCAAGGATAAACAGGTTGAAGTAAAAGTAAAAGACGCTCACCAGGGCGAATCAACTTCCTTTTTAGCAAAGATGTTTGGCTTTGAACTGCCAAGCTGGTCGTTCGATAGCCTATTTCCGGCCTTGCCATCTTCTTCTTCCGACAAATTTTATGACCGCGGCCCGCCCGATCCATCAGTTCAGGGTATCGCCACATTTATCCGCAACTGTATTTTCCGCATTTGA
- a CDS encoding OmpA family protein, which yields MRTLKLKVATLGIALATAGILGSGCNSLTKTQKGAAIGAGAGGTVGAFIGKAAGNTALGAIIGGAVGGTAGAFIGRNMDRQAAEIKQTVPGATVTREGEGILVKFDSGILFDTDKSDLKPAAQTNLQNLAASLQKNPETNITIIGHTDNTGSDSYNQTLSVKRADAVKSYLAAGNVASSRMTVTGKGESEPIADNTTADGRAQNRRVEITIVANEKMKEQAKQAAQ from the coding sequence ATGAGAACGCTTAAATTAAAAGTAGCCACCCTTGGTATAGCATTAGCTACAGCAGGCATATTAGGCTCAGGATGTAATTCGCTTACAAAAACACAAAAAGGTGCTGCCATTGGCGCAGGTGCCGGTGGTACAGTAGGTGCGTTTATTGGTAAAGCTGCCGGTAATACCGCTTTAGGTGCTATTATAGGTGGTGCTGTAGGTGGTACCGCAGGTGCTTTTATCGGCCGTAACATGGACAGGCAGGCTGCCGAAATTAAACAAACAGTGCCGGGCGCCACAGTAACCCGCGAAGGTGAAGGTATTTTGGTTAAATTTGATTCAGGTATTTTGTTTGATACCGATAAATCAGATTTGAAACCTGCCGCGCAAACTAACCTGCAAAACCTTGCAGCTTCGTTACAAAAAAATCCGGAAACTAATATCACTATCATTGGCCATACTGACAATACAGGGTCTGACAGTTACAATCAAACCCTTTCGGTAAAAAGGGCCGATGCTGTAAAATCATACTTAGCTGCGGGCAATGTAGCGTCGTCACGTATGACAGTGACCGGCAAAGGCGAAAGCGAACCAATTGCCGATAATACAACTGCCGATGGCCGCGCACAAAACCGCAGGGTTGAGATCACCATTGTGGCAAACGAAAAAATGAAGGAGCAGGCAAAACAGGCTGCCCAGTAA
- a CDS encoding sensor histidine kinase: MKLGTKLTLFNAISKLVIVILFVLLVPVLIKNISRNYVDSKLIKQKNKLLQIVKSKGIETYIENGEGYGSYLPLKEEYISLDEVDPDYFLDTIKRGKRLFSEGDTLEYRILSHTFKVKNKNYLLEIGKSVDTLDETSVPLQNIAFQVLLGMILLTVLADQVYSTYVLKPLRLIIKTKLVGQKFPNFHTYRQVRTTTSDFQHLDISIHNMIETIADKFHKEREFISNASHELMTPISILQSKIENMFEEEDINDELKGRLLEMQKILNRLKSITKTLLLISQIENEQFLKEDKVSVSELLQEVYDEISIRLQDKNISYEMSIPDNWHFVNINKFLLFNLFFNLINNAIKYNHESGSIKVTGIAVNDKYMISIADTGIGIDEDAIPLIFNRFKKFRQSLQQDSFGLGLPIVKSIAAFHDIEINVISEKDKGSTFKLIFPATLIVIS; encoded by the coding sequence TTGAAATTAGGAACAAAACTTACACTTTTTAACGCCATCTCCAAGTTGGTTATTGTGATACTGTTTGTATTGCTTGTTCCTGTATTGATCAAAAATATCAGCCGTAATTATGTCGACAGCAAGCTTATCAAACAAAAAAACAAGCTGCTGCAAATTGTAAAAAGCAAGGGCATTGAAACCTACATCGAAAACGGCGAAGGCTACGGCAGCTACCTCCCGCTTAAAGAGGAATATATCAGCCTGGATGAGGTTGATCCCGATTATTTTCTGGATACTATAAAAAGGGGTAAGCGCCTTTTTAGTGAGGGAGACACTTTAGAGTATCGCATATTAAGCCATACCTTTAAGGTTAAGAACAAAAATTACCTGCTGGAAATTGGCAAAAGTGTAGATACTTTGGATGAAACCAGTGTCCCGCTGCAAAATATAGCCTTCCAGGTATTGCTGGGAATGATTTTGCTGACCGTACTGGCCGACCAGGTATATTCAACCTATGTACTTAAGCCTTTACGGCTTATTATTAAAACCAAGCTTGTAGGGCAAAAATTCCCTAATTTTCATACCTACCGGCAGGTACGTACTACCACATCTGATTTTCAGCACCTGGATATCAGTATCCATAACATGATTGAAACCATTGCGGATAAATTTCATAAAGAGCGGGAGTTTATTTCCAACGCATCGCATGAGCTTATGACACCGATCTCTATTCTTCAGTCAAAAATCGAGAATATGTTTGAGGAGGAGGATATCAACGATGAGCTTAAAGGCAGGTTATTGGAAATGCAAAAGATCCTGAACCGGTTGAAGAGCATTACGAAAACGCTGCTGCTCATTTCCCAGATAGAAAACGAACAGTTTTTAAAAGAAGACAAGGTATCGGTATCCGAACTATTACAGGAGGTTTATGATGAGATCTCCATTCGCCTGCAGGATAAAAACATCAGCTACGAAATGTCGATACCTGACAACTGGCATTTTGTCAACATCAATAAATTTTTACTCTTTAACCTGTTTTTTAACCTTATTAACAATGCCATTAAATACAATCATGAGAGTGGCAGTATTAAGGTAACAGGCATTGCCGTAAATGATAAATATATGATCAGTATAGCTGATACCGGCATCGGTATAGATGAAGACGCCATCCCGCTGATCTTTAACCGCTTTAAAAAATTCAGACAGTCATTACAACAAGATAGCTTTGGACTGGGCCTGCCTATTGTAAAATCAATAGCAGCCTTTCACGATATTGAAATCAATGTAATTTCTGAAAAAGATAAAGGAAGCACCTTTAAACTTATTTTCCCGGCTACGTTGATAGTAATTTCCTAA
- a CDS encoding response regulator transcription factor has product MNVLIIEDETALAHELEIFLSNYNYICEVCFDGTSASEKIATNLYDFILIDLGLPDYDGLDLLRESKKTNSEAACIILTARAEINDRIKGLDLGADDYLPKPFSLLELQSRMQAIIRRKFGVKNNIVELGGFLIDLTARTISYYNSVVNTITKKEFDLIAYLILHKNRTLTRMQLSEHIWGSVVNNDYDSNYIDAHIKNIRKKLNAFAPPDWLETVRGLGYKIKINA; this is encoded by the coding sequence ATGAATGTTTTAATAATAGAAGACGAAACAGCACTTGCCCACGAACTGGAAATTTTTCTTTCAAACTATAACTATATCTGCGAGGTTTGTTTTGACGGCACTTCGGCATCCGAAAAAATTGCCACAAATCTGTATGATTTTATATTGATAGACCTGGGCCTGCCCGATTATGACGGCCTTGACCTGCTCAGGGAATCAAAAAAGACTAATTCGGAGGCGGCATGTATCATACTCACCGCCCGTGCAGAGATCAACGACCGGATCAAAGGCCTCGACCTTGGCGCCGACGATTATCTGCCTAAACCTTTTTCGTTGCTTGAGCTGCAAAGCCGTATGCAAGCCATCATCAGACGTAAGTTTGGGGTTAAAAATAACATTGTTGAACTGGGCGGCTTCCTGATCGACCTTACCGCACGTACTATATCCTACTACAACAGCGTTGTTAATACCATTACCAAAAAAGAATTTGACCTCATAGCCTATTTAATTTTACATAAAAACCGTACGCTTACCCGCATGCAGCTGAGCGAGCATATCTGGGGCAGCGTGGTGAACAATGATTACGACAGCAATTATATTGACGCGCATATTAAAAATATCCGTAAAAAATTAAATGCCTTTGCCCCGCCCGACTGGCTGGAAACGGTACGCGGTTTGGGCTATAAAATAAAGATCAACGCCTGA
- a CDS encoding FAD:protein FMN transferase: MLAIKTLTDNLTVYKRNIRLMGDKFEISVVGNNPLLADEQIDIAIDEINRVEKLLSAFSDDSSINHINRNAGVAPVKADGETFRLINRALQISELTYGAFDITYLADNAFNETPAENASVKTAKRTLPLASYKNIVLDAVKQTVFLKEKGMRIGFGANGKGYAADRAKFVLQMNGVSSGVINFGGDLLAWGLQPNLQPWTVADADISQLSQPFADLEISNLAFATSVNAEKYASISNKKFTNVFNPKKGFPVSGITSVSILSPTAEFADALATPILTIGVNAGLYMINQLNQVACVIIDDQNRVYPSKDIVL; the protein is encoded by the coding sequence ATGCTGGCTATAAAAACTTTAACCGATAATTTAACAGTCTACAAACGCAACATACGTTTAATGGGCGATAAATTTGAGATTAGTGTAGTGGGCAATAACCCCCTGCTGGCCGATGAGCAAATTGACATTGCCATTGATGAAATTAACAGGGTTGAAAAACTGCTTTCGGCTTTTAGCGATGACAGCAGCATCAACCACATAAACCGTAATGCCGGTGTTGCCCCGGTTAAAGCCGATGGTGAAACATTCAGGCTCATTAACAGGGCACTGCAAATATCAGAACTTACTTACGGCGCTTTTGATATTACTTACCTGGCAGACAACGCGTTTAACGAAACCCCTGCCGAAAACGCTTCGGTAAAAACCGCCAAACGTACGCTTCCGCTGGCCAGCTACAAAAACATAGTGCTTGATGCTGTAAAACAAACTGTTTTTCTGAAAGAAAAAGGGATGCGCATAGGTTTTGGCGCAAACGGCAAAGGCTACGCTGCCGACAGGGCTAAATTTGTGTTGCAAATGAACGGCGTAAGCAGCGGCGTGATCAATTTTGGCGGTGACCTGCTTGCATGGGGCTTACAGCCAAACCTGCAGCCCTGGACTGTTGCCGATGCCGACATTAGCCAGCTAAGCCAACCCTTTGCTGATTTGGAAATCAGTAACCTTGCTTTTGCTACGTCGGTTAATGCCGAAAAATATGCAAGCATTAGCAATAAAAAATTCACCAACGTATTTAACCCTAAAAAAGGTTTTCCGGTTAGCGGTATTACAAGCGTGAGCATCCTTAGCCCTACCGCCGAATTTGCCGACGCCTTGGCCACGCCAATACTCACCATAGGTGTTAATGCCGGCTTATACATGATCAATCAGCTTAACCAGGTTGCCTGCGTTATTATTGATGACCAAAACCGGGTTTATCCGTCAAAAGACATCGTTCTCTGA